One Helianthus annuus cultivar XRQ/B chromosome 12, HanXRQr2.0-SUNRISE, whole genome shotgun sequence genomic region harbors:
- the LOC110925327 gene encoding uncharacterized protein LOC110925327 has translation MAFLLNRNIVDGPLMINEVIAWMKRTKRKGMLLKVDIEKAYDSLSLDFLLSILEQMGFPLKWRKWNFAIISMARSLVLLNGSLTSECGHPRVRFSEVEAMAGAFGCKAGKLPFIHLGLPVGGNTNLIRSWEPVVEKIRNRLSIWKARQLSVGDRITLLKSILNALPTDYFSLFRTPVRVIKTLERLRRSFFSGGSEDVDKMSWMTWSNISIPVDKGRMGFGSLRDTNIALLSKWWWRFKTEQ, from the exons ATGGCTTTTCTCTTGAACCGAAATATTGTTGACGGGCCTCTAATGATTAACGAGGTTATTGCTTGGATGAAGAGAACTAAGCGCAAGGGTATGCTTTTAAAGGTCGACATTGAGAAGGCCTACGACTCGTTGAGTTTGGATTTTCTTTTGTCAATCTTAGAGCAAATGGGGTTTCCTTTAAAGTGGAGAAAGTGGAATTTTGCTATTATCTCAATGGCTCGCTCATTGGTTCTCCTTAATGGCTCTCTGACTAGCGAGTGTGGGCACCCGAG GGTTAGATTTTCCGAGGTGGAGGCTATGGCGGGGGCTTTTGGTTGCAAAGCGGGGAAACTACCCTTCATTCATCTCGGTTTACCGGTTGGGGGTAATACGAATTTGATAAGGAGTTGGGAACCGGTAGTAGAAAAGATTCGAAACCGGTTGTCTATTTGGAAAGCGAGACAACTGTCGGTCGGTGATAGGATTACCCTTTTAAAATCGATTCTCAACGCACTTCCGACGGATTATTTTTCTTTATTCCGGACTCCCGTTCGAGTTATAAAAACGCTAGAACGGCTTAGACGGTCTTTCTTTTCGGGTGGAAGTGAGGATGTCGATAAAATGAGTTGGATGACTTGGTCTAACATTTCGATTCCAGTAGATAAAGGTAGGATGGGGTTTGGGTCGCTTAGAGACACGAATATCGCTTTGCTATCAAAATGGTGGTGGAGATTTAAGACGGAACAATGA